A single window of Gammaproteobacteria bacterium DNA harbors:
- a CDS encoding PhoH family protein yields the protein MKTQLKRGVRPVRATEESPETCDLTLEPADNQRLASLCGQFDEHLRQVEGRLGVEIANRGNVFRVIGGKGSVQAASEVLKDLYSQAAGGSLTPAQVHLSLNKAHIEDLARPEAEAPRAAEAEVSIRTPRGTIKGHSPSQQRYLKNIQTHDINFAIGPAGTGKTYLAVACAVEALEREQVRRMLLVRPAVEAGERLGFLPGDLAQKIDPYLRPLYDALYEMLGFERVAKLIERNVIEVAPLAYMRGRTLNEAFIILDEAQNTTVEQMKMFLTRIGFGSTVVITGDVTQVDLPRERKSGLRHAVEVLKGVEGISFSFFRAEDVVRHPLVQRIVTAYEAFEQAGAV from the coding sequence GTGAAAACCCAGCTTAAGCGTGGCGTACGTCCTGTCCGCGCTACCGAAGAATCACCCGAAACCTGCGACCTCACCCTTGAACCCGCCGATAATCAGCGGCTGGCAAGCCTGTGTGGCCAGTTTGATGAACACCTGCGCCAGGTTGAAGGCCGTCTGGGTGTCGAGATCGCCAATCGCGGCAATGTGTTCCGCGTCATCGGCGGGAAAGGCTCGGTGCAGGCGGCGAGCGAGGTGCTGAAAGATCTTTACTCGCAGGCGGCCGGCGGATCGCTCACCCCGGCGCAGGTGCATCTCTCGCTCAATAAGGCGCACATCGAGGACCTGGCGCGCCCGGAAGCGGAAGCGCCGCGCGCTGCTGAAGCGGAGGTCTCCATCCGCACACCGCGCGGCACGATCAAGGGCCACAGCCCCAGCCAGCAACGCTATCTCAAAAATATTCAGACCCACGATATCAATTTCGCCATCGGCCCGGCCGGGACGGGGAAGACCTATCTCGCCGTGGCCTGCGCGGTGGAGGCGCTGGAGCGTGAGCAGGTACGGCGCATGCTGCTGGTGCGCCCGGCGGTCGAGGCGGGCGAGCGGCTGGGATTTTTGCCCGGCGATCTGGCCCAAAAAATAGATCCGTATCTGCGCCCCTTGTACGACGCGCTCTATGAGATGCTCGGTTTTGAGCGCGTGGCGAAACTGATCGAACGCAACGTCATCGAGGTCGCGCCGCTCGCTTACATGCGCGGGCGGACGCTGAACGAAGCCTTTATCATCCTCGACGAGGCGCAAAATACCACCGTCGAACAGATGAAGATGTTTTTGACGCGCATCGGTTTCGGCTCCACGGTGGTCATCACCGGCGACGTGACCCAGGTTGATCTGCCGCGCGAGCGCAAGTCCGGTCTGCGTCACGCGGTGGAGGTATTGAAGGGTGTGGAGGG
- the miaB gene encoding tRNA (N6-isopentenyl adenosine(37)-C2)-methylthiotransferase MiaB has translation MLRTLYIKTFGCQMNEYDSAKMADLLARSHGLELAATPEEADVLLLNSCSIREKASEKLFSDLGRWHELKEQRPERVIGVGGCVASQEGDNILRRAPYVDMVFGPQTLHRLPEMLENTLKLRRPVVDVSFPEIEKFDHLPMPRAEGPAALVSIIEGCSKYCTFCVVPYTRGKEMSRPLADVLKEIRQLAAQGVREVTLLGQNVNAYRGEMEDGGVADLALLIRYVAAIEGIARIRYTTSHPVEFSDNLIETYADVPELVNHLHLPVQSGSDRILRLMNRHYTVHEYKDKIQRLREVRPGISLTSDFIVGFPGETDADFQATMNLIEEVGFDQSFSFIYSPRPGTPAASRPDDVSHERKQERLNILQARIAQLANQLSRRMVGTRQRILVERPSRKDPKQMAGRTENNRVVNFPATAGLIGQFAEVLITEAMPNSLRGRLVETEMLLNRESIAYKATG, from the coding sequence ATGTTACGCACACTTTACATCAAAACCTTTGGATGCCAGATGAACGAGTACGACTCCGCCAAGATGGCGGACTTGCTCGCGCGCTCGCACGGGTTGGAGTTGGCCGCCACGCCTGAAGAGGCCGACGTGCTTCTGCTCAACAGTTGTTCGATACGCGAAAAGGCCTCCGAGAAACTGTTTTCGGATCTCGGCCGCTGGCATGAATTGAAGGAGCAACGGCCGGAGAGGGTGATCGGCGTGGGCGGCTGCGTGGCGAGCCAGGAGGGCGATAACATCCTCAGACGCGCGCCGTATGTAGACATGGTGTTCGGCCCGCAGACCCTGCACCGCCTGCCGGAGATGCTGGAGAACACGCTTAAACTGCGCAGGCCGGTGGTGGATGTTTCCTTCCCTGAAATCGAAAAATTCGATCACCTGCCCATGCCGCGAGCCGAAGGGCCGGCCGCGCTGGTCTCTATCATCGAAGGGTGCAGCAAATATTGCACGTTCTGCGTGGTGCCCTACACGCGTGGCAAGGAGATGAGCCGGCCGCTGGCGGATGTACTGAAGGAGATTCGTCAGCTTGCCGCGCAAGGCGTGCGCGAGGTGACCTTGCTGGGTCAGAACGTGAATGCCTATCGTGGCGAGATGGAGGACGGGGGTGTCGCCGATCTTGCGCTGCTCATCCGCTATGTCGCCGCCATCGAGGGAATAGCGCGCATACGCTACACCACCTCGCATCCGGTGGAATTTTCCGATAATTTGATTGAGACGTATGCCGACGTGCCGGAGCTGGTCAATCATCTGCATCTGCCGGTGCAGAGCGGTTCGGACCGTATTTTGCGCTTGATGAATCGTCACTACACGGTACATGAATATAAAGACAAGATTCAGCGTCTGCGTGAGGTGCGGCCAGGGATCAGCCTCACTTCCGATTTTATTGTGGGATTTCCGGGTGAGACCGACGCCGATTTCCAGGCCACGATGAATTTGATTGAAGAGGTGGGTTTCGATCAGTCCTTCAGTTTTATTTACAGCCCGCGCCCCGGCACACCCGCGGCGAGCCGGCCGGACGATGTATCTCACGAGAGAAAGCAGGAGCGCTTGAACATCTTGCAGGCGCGCATCGCCCAACTGGCGAACCAGCTTAGCCGCCGGATGGTCGGCACCCGTCAGCGCATTTTAGTGGAGCGGCCCTCGCGCAAAGATCCGAAGCAAATGGCCGGCCGCACCGAAAACAACCGTGTGGTCAATTTTCCCGCCACAGCCGGGTTGATCGGACAATTTGCCGAGGTGTTAATCACGGAGGCGATGCCCAATTCGCTGCGCGGCAGGCTGGTAGAAACGGAAATGTTACTGAATCGTGAAAGCATCGCTTATAAAGCAACCGGTTAG
- a CDS encoding ammonium transporter — protein sequence METLKSGSDVLFILIGAVMVLAMHAGFAFLEVGTVRKKNQVNALVKILSDFAASTIAYFFIGYGVAYGVYFFQGAEHLAAKNGYELVKFFFLLTFAAAIPAIVSGGIAERARFNPQLAASFLLVGLVYPFYEGIAWNGHYGIQDWLLAQFGAKFHDFAGSIVVHAMGGWIAFAAVLLLGARRGRYSSDGGITAHPPSNIPFLAAGAWVLSVGWFGFNVMSAQTVEAVSGLVALNSLMAMAGGILAALFMGRNDPGFVHNGPLAGLVAICAGSDVMHPIGALFTGIVASALFVWTFTLTQNKWKIDDVLGVWPLHGLCGVWGGIACGIFGSQALGGLGGVSLTSQILGTGLGVVIALAGGFVVYGAIKAIVGIRLSPEEEYAGADLSIHKIGSTPKFED from the coding sequence GTGGAGACCTTGAAATCCGGTAGCGATGTATTGTTCATTTTGATCGGCGCGGTGATGGTGCTTGCCATGCACGCGGGGTTTGCCTTTTTGGAAGTCGGCACGGTACGCAAGAAAAATCAGGTCAATGCGCTGGTTAAAATTTTGTCTGACTTTGCGGCATCCACTATTGCGTATTTCTTTATCGGCTATGGCGTCGCGTATGGGGTGTATTTTTTCCAGGGGGCGGAGCACCTGGCCGCCAAGAACGGCTACGAGCTGGTCAAGTTTTTCTTTCTGCTGACCTTCGCCGCGGCGATCCCGGCCATCGTTTCCGGCGGCATCGCTGAGCGGGCCAGATTCAACCCGCAGCTTGCGGCCTCGTTTCTGTTGGTGGGGTTGGTCTATCCGTTTTATGAGGGCATCGCGTGGAACGGTCACTACGGCATCCAGGACTGGCTGTTGGCGCAGTTCGGCGCCAAATTTCACGATTTCGCCGGCTCCATAGTGGTGCATGCCATGGGCGGCTGGATCGCGTTTGCGGCGGTGTTGTTATTGGGCGCGCGGCGTGGACGTTACTCCAGCGATGGCGGGATAACGGCGCATCCTCCGTCCAATATCCCGTTTCTGGCCGCGGGCGCTTGGGTCCTGTCGGTGGGCTGGTTTGGATTTAATGTGATGTCGGCGCAAACCGTGGAAGCGGTGAGCGGACTGGTCGCGCTCAACTCGCTGATGGCGATGGCGGGCGGCATTCTCGCGGCGCTGTTCATGGGCCGCAACGATCCCGGCTTCGTGCACAACGGGCCGCTCGCGGGCCTGGTGGCGATCTGCGCAGGCTCGGATGTGATGCACCCGATTGGGGCCTTGTTCACCGGCATCGTGGCGAGCGCCTTGTTTGTCTGGACGTTTACGCTCACCCAAAATAAGTGGAAGATTGATGACGTGCTCGGCGTATGGCCGCTGCATGGCCTGTGCGGGGTATGGGGCGGCATCGCCTGCGGCATCTTCGGCAGTCAGGCGCTGGGCGGTTTGGGAGGGGTGAGTCTCACCTCACAAATTTTGGGGACGGGATTGGGTGTCGTGATCGCCTTGGCCGGTGGCTTTGTGGTCTATGGCGCGATCAAAGCGATAGTCGGCATTCGCCTCAGTCCAGAAGAAGAATACGCCGGCGCGGATTTGAGTATCCACAAGATCGGCTCGACGCCGAAATTCGAGGATTAG
- a CDS encoding peptidylprolyl isomerase: MKIAGDMAVSMHYTLTDDSGAVLDSSKGAGPLVYLHGHGNIIPGLEKALEGATVGFKSKVTVAPAEAYGEVNSDAIFEAPRKHFPDDMKLKPGVKVQADGEHGPVTLTVVRLTDTGVILDANHPLAGKTLHFDVEVTEVRPATSEEIEHGHAHSGDGHHHH, from the coding sequence ATGAAAATCGCCGGCGACATGGCCGTCAGTATGCACTACACCCTCACCGATGACAGCGGCGCGGTACTGGACAGCAGCAAAGGGGCGGGGCCGCTGGTGTATTTACACGGTCATGGCAACATCATCCCGGGCCTGGAAAAGGCACTGGAAGGGGCAACGGTGGGATTCAAATCCAAGGTCACCGTGGCGCCCGCCGAGGCCTACGGCGAGGTCAATTCCGACGCGATCTTCGAGGCCCCGCGCAAACACTTCCCCGATGACATGAAACTCAAGCCTGGCGTAAAGGTGCAAGCCGACGGCGAGCATGGCCCCGTGACGCTCACCGTGGTCAGGCTCACCGACACCGGCGTGATTCTGGACGCCAACCACCCTCTGGCCGGCAAGACCCTGCATTTCGATGTCGAAGTAACGGAGGTCCGCCCGGCGACCAGCGAAGAGATCGAACACGGCCATGCCCACTCAGGCGACGGCCATCACCATCATTAA
- a CDS encoding BrnT family toxin, translating to MRFQFDPRKAATSLKKHGVSFVDVEGVFSDPLAIHREDPDTEDEERFIAVGMGSAGGILVVIYTLRGDEIPLISARRATRNEVKDYER from the coding sequence ATGCGCTTTCAGTTTGATCCCAGGAAGGCTGCGACCAGCCTCAAAAAACACGGTGTGTCGTTTGTTGACGTGGAGGGTGTATTTAGCGATCCCCTTGCGATACATCGTGAAGACCCAGATACCGAAGACGAAGAAAGATTCATCGCTGTTGGAATGGGAAGCGCTGGGGGAATTTTGGTGGTTATTTATACGCTTCGTGGTGATGAAATCCCGCTGATTTCGGCTCGCCGCGCAACACGTAATGAGGTAAAAGATTATGAGAGATGA
- a CDS encoding BrnA antitoxin family protein, with protein MRDEYDFSKGKRRALIPTKGKTRITIYFDDAVLDEFRARAEKAGTGYQTMMNDALKAYLAGSREEPITESVLRRIIREELA; from the coding sequence ATGAGAGATGAATACGATTTTTCCAAGGGAAAGCGTCGCGCGCTAATCCCCACAAAGGGCAAGACGCGCATCACCATTTATTTTGATGATGCAGTGCTCGATGAGTTCCGCGCCCGCGCTGAAAAGGCAGGTACCGGCTATCAAACCATGATGAACGATGCGCTCAAAGCTTACCTGGCTGGAAGCAGGGAAGAACCGATCACCGAGTCGGTCTTGCGACGAATAATCCGGGAAGAGCTTGCGTAG
- a CDS encoding DNA adenine methylase has product MLAPAIQRQPELFAPEEVPLPTSGGTKPFRTQLLKWVGNKQKQADSIIGFFPKQFGTYFEPFLGSGGVLGVLAPKKAVASDTFAPLVQIWQTLHDDREELKRQYAERHALIAQLGKKAAYDKVLASYNMTPNGADLLFLCRACYGGVVRFRKHDGYMSTPVGVHDPVSPESFGRRADIWHARTQGARFLHLDFSEAMDQAKQGDLVYCDPPYADSQAILYGAQAFSLQRLFDSIAVCKARGAYVALSIDGTKYSGRKICDIAIPDGLFEREEFVNVGRSMLKRFQMDGRSLEGHEVHDRLLLTF; this is encoded by the coding sequence ATGCTCGCACCAGCCATTCAACGTCAACCAGAATTGTTTGCACCCGAAGAGGTACCACTACCTACCTCAGGCGGAACAAAGCCGTTTCGCACCCAGCTCTTGAAGTGGGTCGGCAACAAGCAGAAACAGGCGGACTCGATAATCGGATTTTTTCCAAAGCAGTTCGGCACCTACTTTGAGCCGTTCCTTGGTAGTGGCGGTGTATTGGGTGTGCTCGCTCCAAAGAAGGCAGTGGCGAGTGACACGTTTGCGCCGTTAGTTCAGATATGGCAGACCCTTCACGACGATAGAGAGGAATTAAAGCGGCAGTACGCTGAACGGCATGCGCTGATAGCGCAGCTAGGCAAGAAGGCGGCCTATGACAAAGTGCTCGCCAGCTACAACATGACGCCAAATGGAGCCGACCTTCTCTTTCTCTGTCGTGCGTGTTATGGCGGCGTCGTTCGCTTCCGTAAGCACGATGGTTATATGAGCACACCCGTTGGTGTTCACGATCCAGTGTCGCCGGAGAGTTTTGGGAGGCGGGCAGACATTTGGCACGCACGAACTCAGGGTGCACGCTTTTTACATCTGGACTTCTCCGAGGCTATGGATCAAGCGAAACAGGGGGATTTAGTTTACTGTGACCCCCCATACGCCGATAGCCAAGCTATTCTCTACGGCGCGCAGGCGTTCTCGTTACAACGTCTCTTTGATTCCATCGCCGTTTGCAAAGCGCGGGGCGCGTATGTTGCATTGAGCATCGACGGCACTAAATATTCGGGACGGAAGATATGTGATATTGCGATTCCTGATGGGCTGTTTGAGCGTGAAGAGTTCGTCAATGTAGGTCGCTCAATGCTGAAACGCTTCCAAATGGATGGCCGCAGCTTGGAAGGTCATGAAGTGCACGACCGCTTGCTACTGACGTTCTGA
- a CDS encoding helix-turn-helix transcriptional regulator: MKKTRLAALLRQVRLDANLTQLQLAEKIGQTQSYVSKYENGEQRLDLIELEAVCKVIGISLTDFVGRYLES, translated from the coding sequence ATGAAAAAAACGCGCCTCGCCGCCCTGCTGCGACAAGTCCGTCTGGATGCCAACCTCACTCAGCTTCAGCTTGCCGAGAAAATCGGGCAGACACAGTCTTATGTGTCCAAGTACGAGAATGGCGAACAAAGGCTCGACCTGATCGAACTGGAAGCCGTATGCAAAGTAATAGGCATTTCATTAACTGACTTTGTGGGACGGTATCTTGAAAGCTAA
- the ychF gene encoding redox-regulated ATPase YchF — protein sequence MGFKCGIVGLPNVGKSTLFNALTKAGIAAENYPFCTIEPNVGIVPMPDPRLDALAAIAKPQKILPTTMEFVDIAGLVAGAAQGEGLGNKFLAHIRETDAIAHVVRCFEDPNVVHVAGKISPLSDIEVINTELALADLESIDKALQRATKASKTGDKALLAQKALLERVHAHLNEGKPVRSMALTAEERTALRELHLLTIKPTLYIANVAEDGFSDNPYLDQVRAHAAAEGAAVVPVCAAIEAEIAELPDEDKAEFLNELGLEEPGLNRVIRAGYALLGLQTYFTVGPKEVRAWTVQVGATAPQAAGVIHTDFEHGFIRAEVIAYEDYIKYRGEPGAKEAGKWRLEGKDYVVKDGDVMHFRFNV from the coding sequence ATGGGATTCAAATGCGGCATCGTCGGCCTGCCCAACGTGGGCAAGTCCACCTTATTCAATGCGCTCACCAAGGCGGGCATTGCGGCGGAAAACTATCCGTTCTGCACCATTGAGCCCAACGTGGGCATCGTGCCCATGCCTGACCCGCGGCTCGACGCCTTGGCCGCTATCGCCAAGCCGCAAAAGATTCTTCCGACCACCATGGAATTCGTGGACATCGCCGGCCTGGTCGCCGGCGCGGCGCAGGGCGAAGGGTTGGGTAATAAATTTCTCGCCCACATCCGCGAGACCGACGCCATCGCCCACGTGGTGCGCTGTTTTGAAGACCCCAACGTGGTGCATGTCGCGGGAAAAATTTCGCCACTCTCCGATATCGAAGTTATCAACACCGAACTTGCACTGGCCGATCTTGAGAGCATAGATAAAGCCTTGCAGCGCGCCACCAAGGCGAGCAAGACCGGCGACAAGGCGCTGCTCGCGCAGAAGGCCCTGCTGGAACGTGTCCACGCGCACCTGAACGAAGGCAAACCGGTGCGCTCCATGGCCCTTACTGCGGAGGAACGTACAGCGCTGCGCGAGCTGCATCTGCTGACCATCAAACCCACGCTCTACATCGCCAATGTCGCCGAAGATGGCTTCAGCGACAACCCCTACCTCGACCAGGTGCGCGCTCACGCCGCCGCCGAGGGTGCCGCCGTCGTGCCGGTGTGCGCCGCGATTGAGGCCGAGATCGCCGAGTTGCCCGATGAAGACAAGGCCGAGTTTTTGAACGAGTTAGGCCTGGAAGAGCCCGGCCTAAACCGTGTCATTCGCGCCGGTTATGCGCTGCTAGGGCTGCAAACCTATTTTACGGTAGGCCCCAAAGAAGTGCGGGCCTGGACGGTCCAGGTCGGCGCCACCGCCCCGCAGGCCGCCGGCGTGATCCACACCGATTTCGAACACGGTTTCATCCGCGCCGAGGTGATCGCCTACGAGGACTATATCAAGTACCGGGGCGAGCCCGGCGCAAAAGAAGCCGGCAAGTGGCGCTTAGAGGGTAAGGACTACGTCGTGAAAGATGGTGACGTGATGCACTTCAGGTTTAATGTTTGA
- a CDS encoding type II toxin-antitoxin system PemK/MazF family toxin, producing the protein MPEYGQIWLADLSPSHGTEPGKLRPVLIVQTAALLEAGHPSTLVIPLTTRLIDDAEPLRVRVAAGDRLRETSDLLIDQLRAIDNRRFTEGPLMTCSPELLDKVRGALRIVLDIG; encoded by the coding sequence ATGCCTGAATACGGCCAAATCTGGCTGGCGGATTTAAGCCCGTCTCACGGCACAGAACCGGGTAAGTTGCGTCCCGTGTTGATCGTACAAACCGCCGCGTTATTGGAGGCGGGGCATCCCTCCACGCTGGTCATTCCACTCACGACTCGCCTGATAGACGACGCCGAGCCGTTACGGGTGCGCGTAGCGGCAGGCGACCGCCTGCGCGAAACCTCCGATTTACTCATTGACCAACTGCGCGCGATTGACAATCGGCGCTTCACGGAAGGCCCGTTAATGACCTGTTCACCCGAGTTGCTTGACAAGGTGCGTGGCGCATTGCGGATTGTATTGGATATCGGCTAA
- a CDS encoding ribbon-helix-helix protein, CopG family: MSTISVRLPDHLLKETDRRAEELHVSRTDYIRKALEAMNTEVLRRERNARLKEVSKRVREESMRVNAEFARIETAPDA, encoded by the coding sequence ATGAGCACTATTTCCGTAAGGCTGCCGGATCATCTGCTTAAGGAAACGGACCGGCGGGCGGAGGAACTGCACGTTTCCCGAACCGATTACATCCGCAAGGCGCTAGAAGCGATGAACACCGAGGTGCTGCGCAGAGAGCGCAATGCGCGATTAAAGGAAGTGTCCAAGCGCGTGCGTGAAGAAAGTATGCGCGTCAATGCCGAGTTCGCGCGCATTGAAACTGCACCGGATGCCTGA
- the pth gene encoding aminoacyl-tRNA hydrolase — translation MSTDLIVGLGNPGPDYEFMRHNAGFWFVDELARRANLNFKFETKFQGAVVKYPAPGRDCWLLKPHTFMNKSGQPIAGFAGFYKIPVENILVVHDDLDLPPGTVRLKQGGGHGGHNGLRDIIAHLGDDFLRLRIGIGHPGKGGDVVGYVLKRAPAAEQELIDAAMVEAHAALPLILSGEIEKAMQQLHT, via the coding sequence ATGTCCACTGATCTCATTGTGGGCCTGGGCAATCCAGGCCCCGACTATGAGTTCATGCGCCACAATGCCGGCTTCTGGTTTGTGGACGAACTCGCGCGCCGGGCCAATCTGAACTTTAAGTTCGAGACTAAATTTCAGGGTGCGGTCGTCAAGTACCCTGCACCGGGACGCGACTGCTGGCTGCTCAAGCCGCACACCTTCATGAACAAGAGCGGCCAACCCATCGCCGGCTTCGCCGGGTTTTATAAAATCCCTGTCGAAAATATCCTGGTGGTGCATGACGATCTCGATCTGCCGCCCGGCACAGTGCGCCTCAAGCAGGGCGGTGGACATGGCGGACACAACGGCCTGCGCGACATCATCGCCCACCTCGGCGATGATTTTTTGCGGCTGCGCATCGGCATCGGCCACCCGGGCAAGGGTGGCGACGTAGTGGGCTATGTGCTCAAGCGCGCGCCTGCGGCTGAACAAGAGTTGATAGATGCCGCGATGGTTGAGGCGCATGCCGCCCTACCGTTGATCCTGAGCGGCGAGATCGAAAAGGCAATGCAGCAGCTCCACACTTAA
- a CDS encoding 50S ribosomal protein L25/general stress protein Ctc has protein sequence MRETFELIAEERSDKGKGASRRLRHSNKIPAIVYGAEQAPLSLTLDHNAVSLHLAHEAFYSHILTLKVNGRDEKVVLRDVQRHPSKPRIMHLDLQRISATKKMRMRIPLHFTGSDIAPGVKQSGGIISHLLNDVEVLCLAADLPEYIEVDMSQVKLNETVHLSDLKLPKGVELVALTHAHDQPVASIHLPRAVVEEVKPVEEAAAVEGAAVPAEGKPEAKPEAKAETKGGKGEKG, from the coding sequence ATGAGAGAAACCTTTGAATTGATCGCAGAAGAACGCAGTGACAAGGGTAAGGGTGCGAGCCGCCGCCTGCGTCACAGCAACAAGATCCCGGCCATCGTGTATGGCGCGGAGCAAGCACCGCTATCGCTTACCCTGGACCACAACGCCGTGTCGTTGCACCTGGCGCACGAGGCCTTTTATTCGCATATTTTGACCTTGAAGGTCAACGGCCGCGATGAAAAAGTAGTGCTGCGCGACGTGCAACGCCACCCCAGCAAGCCGCGCATCATGCACCTGGATTTGCAACGCATCAGCGCCACCAAAAAAATGCGTATGCGCATCCCCTTGCACTTTACCGGCTCCGATATCGCGCCGGGCGTTAAACAGAGCGGTGGCATCATCTCGCACCTGTTGAACGACGTCGAGGTGTTGTGTCTCGCCGCCGATCTGCCCGAGTACATTGAGGTAGATATGAGCCAGGTCAAATTGAACGAAACCGTTCATTTGTCCGACCTCAAACTACCCAAGGGCGTGGAACTGGTCGCGTTGACTCATGCTCATGACCAGCCGGTGGCGAGCATTCATCTGCCGCGCGCTGTGGTTGAAGAGGTTAAGCCCGTTGAAGAGGCCGCGGCAGTGGAAGGCGCGGCAGTCCCTGCGGAAGGTAAGCCCGAAGCCAAGCCTGAAGCCAAGGCGGAGACCAAGGGCGGTAAGGGCGAGAAGGGTTAA
- a CDS encoding ribose-phosphate diphosphokinase, producing MLDSRMVVFSGNANRPLAENVVSYLNMSLGKATVGRFSDGEVMVEIMENVRGKDVFIVQPTCAPTNDNLMELLVMVDAMRRASAYRITAVIPYFGYSRQDRRPRSARVPITAKVVANMIESVGANRVLTVDLHADQIQGFFDVPVDNVYASPILLGNIWKHKYDNLIVVSPDVGGVVRARAIAKNLDDAELAIIDKRRPQPNEAKVMNVIGDVEGRTCVLVDDLVDTAGTLCEAARALKEHGAVRVVAYCTHPVLSGPAVENINASELDELVVTDTIPLRAEAKGCPRIRQISIAEMLAETMRRISKEESISSLYMD from the coding sequence ATGTTAGATAGCAGAATGGTCGTCTTCTCGGGCAACGCCAACCGGCCGTTGGCCGAGAATGTGGTCAGTTACCTCAATATGTCGCTGGGCAAGGCCACGGTGGGCCGCTTCAGCGACGGCGAGGTAATGGTCGAGATCATGGAAAACGTCCGCGGCAAGGACGTTTTCATCGTGCAGCCGACCTGCGCGCCAACCAACGACAACCTGATGGAGTTGCTGGTGATGGTGGACGCGATGCGGCGCGCCTCGGCGTACCGGATCACGGCGGTGATTCCGTATTTCGGTTATTCGCGCCAGGATCGCCGCCCCCGCTCGGCGCGCGTGCCCATCACCGCCAAGGTGGTGGCGAACATGATCGAGAGCGTGGGCGCCAACCGGGTGTTGACGGTGGATCTGCACGCCGACCAGATCCAGGGATTTTTCGATGTGCCGGTGGATAACGTGTATGCCTCGCCGATCCTGCTGGGCAACATTTGGAAGCACAAGTACGACAACCTGATCGTGGTCTCGCCGGATGTCGGCGGCGTGGTGCGGGCCCGCGCGATCGCCAAAAATCTGGACGACGCCGAACTCGCCATCATAGACAAACGCCGGCCGCAGCCGAATGAGGCGAAGGTGATGAACGTGATCGGCGACGTGGAAGGCCGCACCTGCGTGCTGGTGGACGATCTGGTGGATACCGCCGGCACCTTGTGCGAGGCGGCGCGCGCTCTCAAGGAGCACGGCGCGGTACGAGTGGTCGCCTATTGCACACACCCGGTGCTGTCGGGCCCGGCGGTGGAAAATATCAATGCCTCGGAGCTGGACGAACTGGTGGTGACCGACACCATCCCGCTGCGCGCCGAGGCAAAGGGCTGTCCGCGCATCCGTCAGATCAGTATCGCCGAGATGTTGGCCGAGACCATGCGGCGCATCAGTAAAGAAGAGTCTATCAGTTCTCTGTATATGGATTAG